Part of the Methylovirgula sp. 4M-Z18 genome is shown below.
CGCGCCACCGGATCGTTTGGCCAAAGCCGTTGCACTGCTGGAACATCTCATCGCATTCGACACCGAGTCGTCGAAAACCAATCTGCCGTTGATCGCCTTCGTCGAAACGTATCTGCGCGATTTGGGTGTTCCTTTCATGGTCGTGCCCAATGACAAGGGCGACAAAGCCGCGCTCTTCGCGACGATCGGCCCGATGGTCGATGACGGCATCGTGCTCTCGGGCCATACCGATGTGGTGCCGGTCGAGGGACAGGAATGGACGACCGATCCGTTCCAATTGCGCCGCGACAAGGATCGCCTCTACGGCCGCGGGTCCGTCGATATGAAAGGCTTCGCCGCGGTTGCACTGGCGATGGCGCCCGCCTTCCAGCAAGCCGCCTTGAAGCGGCCGATTCACATTCTGCTCAGCTATGACGAGGAAACGACCTGCCTCGGCCCGGTCGAGACGATCGCGCGTTTTGGCAAGGATCTGCCGCGGCCGCGCGCCGTGATCGTCGGCGAGCCGACGCTGATGCAAGTGGCCGACAGCCACAAGAGCATCTCGACCTATGACACGAGGGTGCATGGGTTCGAAGCGCATTCGGCCAAGCCCGCGCTCGGCGCGCATGCGATTGCCGCAGCGGCCGATCTCGTCAGCGAATTGTCGCGATTGCAGGACAAGCTGGAGGTGATGGGCGATCCGTCGGGTCGATTCGATCCGCCCTATGCGACCGTGCATGTGGGCAAGATTCAGGGCGGCACGGCGCGCAACATTCTCGCCAAGGAATGCACCTTCCTCTGGGAATTTCGCGGCTTGCCGGG
Proteins encoded:
- the argE gene encoding acetylornithine deacetylase, yielding MQAAPPDRLAKAVALLEHLIAFDTESSKTNLPLIAFVETYLRDLGVPFMVVPNDKGDKAALFATIGPMVDDGIVLSGHTDVVPVEGQEWTTDPFQLRRDKDRLYGRGSVDMKGFAAVALAMAPAFQQAALKRPIHILLSYDEETTCLGPVETIARFGKDLPRPRAVIVGEPTLMQVADSHKSISTYDTRVHGFEAHSAKPALGAHAIAAAADLVSELSRLQDKLEVMGDPSGRFDPPYATVHVGKIQGGTARNILAKECTFLWEFRGLPGMPANFALQHLRDYATRVALPKLRRFTMNASIETDVEVDIPCLTAEAGSVAETLALKLSQSNNTIAVPYATEGGRFQTAGIPTVVCGPGSIDQAHQPDEYIEVKEVEAGLKFMERLAEEMSV